The uncultured Methanomethylovorans sp. genome contains a region encoding:
- a CDS encoding methyltransferase, with protein sequence MVYAIEISPTKLELARKNCKLFGLDNVEFICGDALSQDVIDQIPEVDIVFSDPARAAAEKERDIDNLTPHIPNVLAAYCGKTSNFAFEAPPQLSPERITFDCELEYLSLNGELNRLNLYFGKLKTCSRSAMALPGAVKLYTKSESFKETEMNSVSKPGKYLYEPDPAVIKAKLLPELVAEMHNQNVELFKIDDKRLMLTSNNAVEHPMIKNTYKIIFNAEFIPENINKELKKRGYGKVLLRTEVDPAKYWDIRNRLERNLKGERKVNLFSKGIASYICEKI encoded by the coding sequence ATAGTGTATGCTATCGAAATTAGCCCTACGAAACTTGAGCTTGCCAGGAAGAACTGCAAACTTTTTGGTCTGGACAATGTAGAGTTCATTTGTGGAGACGCCCTCTCCCAAGACGTGATAGATCAAATACCTGAAGTTGATATTGTATTTTCGGACCCTGCAAGAGCAGCAGCAGAAAAAGAACGGGATATAGATAATCTAACTCCCCACATACCTAACGTATTGGCAGCATATTGCGGAAAAACGAGTAATTTCGCTTTTGAAGCACCTCCACAGCTATCCCCTGAGAGAATAACCTTTGATTGTGAATTAGAATATTTATCCCTTAATGGAGAATTGAACCGGCTGAACCTGTATTTTGGAAAGCTTAAGACTTGCAGCAGATCTGCAATGGCTTTGCCCGGAGCAGTGAAATTGTATACAAAATCTGAAAGTTTCAAAGAAACGGAGATGAATAGTGTAAGCAAGCCTGGGAAGTATCTGTATGAACCGGATCCCGCCGTAATAAAAGCTAAATTACTTCCAGAGCTTGTTGCAGAAATGCACAATCAAAATGTCGAACTATTCAAGATAGATGACAAACGTTTGATGCTGACATCAAATAATGCTGTGGAACATCCTATGATAAAAAATACATATAAAATCATTTTCAATGCAGAATTTATACCTGAAAACATCAACAAAGAGCTGAAAAAAAGAGGATATGGCAAAGTACTGCTAAGGACAGAGGTAGACCCTGCTAAATACTGGGATATTCGCAATAGGCTTGAAAGAAATCTTAAAGGAGAGAGAAAGGTCAATCTTTTCTCTAAAGGTATTGCATCTTATATCTGTGAAAAGATATAA
- a CDS encoding response regulator, giving the protein MCPKVMVVDDEPDTIDLLKLVLGYEKIDVIGAHSGIECLELMDTVDPDAILLDLMMPEMNGWETFHRIKEKYPQIPVAIITVKNQEFDKMRGIHVLKADDYITKPFSRKDLIERTRRLVALQKRAIK; this is encoded by the coding sequence ATGTGTCCAAAAGTAATGGTAGTAGACGATGAACCAGACACCATTGATTTGTTAAAGCTGGTATTAGGGTATGAGAAGATCGATGTTATAGGTGCACATAGTGGTATTGAATGTTTGGAACTTATGGATACTGTCGATCCTGATGCTATTCTACTAGATTTGATGATGCCTGAGATGAATGGCTGGGAAACCTTCCATAGAATAAAGGAAAAATACCCTCAAATCCCTGTAGCAATAATTACAGTTAAAAATCAGGAATTTGACAAAATGCGTGGTATTCATGTGTTAAAAGCAGATGATTACATTACAAAGCCATTCAGCAGGAAAGACCTGATTGAACGCACTCGCCGCCTCGTTGCTTTGCAAAAGAGAGCAATAAAATGA
- a CDS encoding response regulator transcription factor — protein sequence MMNADETHEIIHVFKEGLRSKTVLFLAPVDVAVGRVVYFYVSDLLQSDPQQKIVWLCLKTPRDKVLGMFQEYKYDFDPTRIMFIDSLPPGKEPSDGVLFFSSSSDHTKIASHIVQLFDKFPGSLLVIDSMTVLGTDNMQVVESFINFVRSKVSEKNGSLIAILGKDTLKAESEALIKSFFEVIVELTSIGEIHADIGMQTLDARFQVEEGKLSFEYIQKKLKRGRLKILIVDDEPDIPDLLQLSLASQPYDFVVAYNGQQAIKATLKERPDLILLDIMMPDMDGYEVVEHLKQSATAATTPVIMISAKTAVEDKVRGMELGIDDYIAKPFDKREVNARIRMVMRRYGWVEEE from the coding sequence ATGATGAATGCGGATGAGACACACGAGATAATCCATGTCTTCAAAGAAGGCCTCAGGTCAAAAACTGTTCTTTTCCTTGCTCCCGTAGATGTTGCAGTAGGGCGTGTTGTTTATTTTTATGTCTCTGATCTGTTGCAAAGTGATCCTCAACAAAAAATAGTATGGCTTTGTCTAAAAACCCCTAGAGATAAAGTACTAGGTATGTTCCAAGAATATAAGTACGACTTCGATCCTACGCGTATCATGTTTATTGACTCACTTCCTCCTGGAAAAGAACCATCAGATGGTGTTCTCTTTTTCTCTTCTTCATCCGATCATACAAAGATTGCATCTCATATCGTGCAGCTCTTTGATAAGTTTCCAGGCTCTCTGTTAGTTATTGATAGCATGACAGTGCTAGGTACTGATAACATGCAAGTTGTAGAGAGCTTCATTAATTTCGTCCGCTCAAAAGTTTCAGAAAAAAATGGTTCTCTTATTGCTATACTAGGAAAAGATACTCTCAAAGCTGAATCAGAAGCACTAATCAAGTCGTTCTTTGAGGTTATTGTAGAACTTACGAGCATAGGTGAGATCCATGCGGATATAGGAATGCAAACACTTGATGCGAGGTTCCAGGTTGAAGAAGGCAAACTCTCCTTTGAATACATACAGAAGAAATTAAAGAGAGGTCGTTTGAAGATCCTAATTGTCGATGATGAACCGGATATACCAGATCTTCTTCAGCTTTCGCTTGCAAGTCAACCTTATGATTTTGTAGTTGCATATAATGGGCAACAAGCCATCAAAGCAACATTGAAGGAGCGCCCTGATTTGATTCTTCTTGATATAATGATGCCTGATATGGATGGATATGAAGTGGTAGAACATCTCAAACAGAGCGCAACAGCCGCTACCACCCCAGTGATAATGATCTCAGCAAAGACTGCTGTAGAGGATAAGGTGCGCGGCATGGAACTCGGTATTGATGATTACATCGCAAAACCTTTTGACAAGCGCGAGGTAAATGCCAGGATTCGGATGGTCATGCGTCGATATGGTTGGGTTGAAGAAGAGTAA